One window from the genome of Pyrobaculum ferrireducens encodes:
- a CDS encoding winged helix-turn-helix domain-containing protein has product MEGRRKFLPDVYTAARILHVLSQSPLPTASVAAAARTSYEKALQYLTHLAQRGLVASVDGRWHLTKEGQAALLKLEEVVKTLAGINLSDAVRKRR; this is encoded by the coding sequence ATGGAAGGGCGAAGGAAATTCTTACCTGACGTATACACGGCGGCTAGGATTCTACACGTCCTTAGCCAAAGCCCTCTGCCAACCGCCAGCGTAGCCGCCGCGGCTAGGACAAGCTACGAAAAGGCTCTCCAGTACCTAACCCACCTGGCGCAGAGAGGCTTGGTGGCCAGCGTAGACGGCAGATGGCACCTAACAAAAGAGGGGCAAGCCGCCCTACTAAAACTTGAAGAGGTGGTAAAAACGCTAGCCGGCATAAACCTCAGCGACGCGGTAAGAAAGAGACGCTAG
- a CDS encoding amidase, which produces MSEVERKIAEARRRADLNYFIYLNEGAARELESLQRAGRCGALCGLAVAVKDNIEIAGMPITNGAPYMKRVSDKTAPVVRRLMAEGAVVIGKTNMHELALGATNLNPHFGPTRNPHDPSRITGGSSGGSAGAVAAGMADLGIGTDTGGSVRIPAALCGVVGYKPPYGKIPTEGVLPLAQSLDHIGFITKTVADLVSVLAAAGWGPRELPTPKRFRFAVLMGITENTRHVEKAFWRAVAALEAVGGLRDEVFIDAGRYSAARAAILLSEAAANYYDYLRSSAEQMGRDVAVLLSAGAALPAVAYVTAKRVKEEAVRFFETLFKKYDVVVTPTTATEAVEIEEAASIAVRPKLLAYTELFNLTGHPAISVPAPTSGLPVGLQIAARDEEVLLAVAKAYEEESR; this is translated from the coding sequence ATGAGCGAGGTGGAGAGGAAGATAGCGGAGGCTAGGCGGCGCGCCGACTTGAACTACTTTATCTACCTAAACGAGGGGGCGGCGCGGGAGCTGGAGTCTCTGCAGAGGGCTGGTAGATGCGGGGCGCTGTGCGGCCTCGCCGTCGCCGTCAAGGACAACATCGAGATTGCGGGGATGCCCATCACAAACGGGGCGCCGTATATGAAGAGGGTTTCTGACAAGACGGCGCCGGTGGTCAGGAGGCTGATGGCCGAAGGGGCCGTGGTTATCGGCAAGACTAATATGCACGAGCTGGCCCTAGGCGCCACCAATCTCAACCCCCACTTCGGCCCCACCAGAAACCCGCACGACCCCAGCCGCATAACCGGCGGGTCCAGCGGCGGCAGCGCCGGGGCTGTGGCCGCCGGGATGGCCGACCTGGGCATTGGGACAGACACCGGGGGGTCTGTCAGGATACCGGCCGCCCTCTGCGGAGTAGTGGGCTACAAGCCGCCCTACGGCAAAATACCCACCGAAGGCGTCCTCCCCCTAGCCCAGTCCCTGGACCACATCGGCTTCATCACAAAGACAGTTGCCGACCTTGTAAGCGTGCTGGCGGCGGCGGGCTGGGGGCCCCGGGAGCTCCCCACTCCCAAGAGGTTTAGATTCGCCGTCTTGATGGGGATCACGGAAAACACCCGGCACGTAGAGAAGGCGTTCTGGAGGGCCGTCGCCGCCCTCGAGGCCGTGGGGGGCCTGCGGGACGAGGTCTTTATAGACGCGGGGAGGTACTCGGCGGCCCGCGCCGCGATACTCCTCTCAGAAGCCGCCGCGAATTACTACGACTACTTGAGGAGCTCGGCGGAGCAGATGGGCCGCGACGTCGCCGTCCTCTTAAGCGCAGGCGCCGCCCTCCCCGCCGTGGCCTACGTCACCGCGAAGAGGGTAAAGGAGGAGGCCGTCAGATTTTTCGAAACTCTCTTCAAGAAATACGACGTCGTGGTCACCCCCACCACCGCCACCGAGGCAGTTGAGATTGAGGAAGCCGCCTCCATAGCGGTGAGGCCGAAGCTCCTCGCCTATACGGAGCTCTTCAACCTCACCGGCCACCCCGCCATCTCCGTGCCGGCCCCCACCTCCGGCCTACCCGTAGGCCTCCAGATAGCCGCCAGAGACGAGGAGGTTCTGCTAGCCGTGGCCAAGGCCTACGAAGAAGAGAGTAGGTAG
- a CDS encoding MBL fold metallo-hydrolase translates to MRIVTKYLEGAPLVTSYILDVGGVRVVVDPGPASLHEPLDVDAVVCTHIHLDHCGSAGHIGKPTYVHERYVKHVVDPSKLYESSRSVLGVFAEKFGRPLPNGQAVGVADGARLFDAFDAFHTPGHAPHHVMYFYRDGKILFTGDGGGVYISELGVVIPTTPPPFRLDAYLQSLSRVMGLGAEAVCFPHYGCTRDVEVLRRHVEQVKSWVEALEGRLDLSVDEALRMLARVDENVAKVLEVGGLYLEFYLRFTVLGFLEYLRGVGKPG, encoded by the coding sequence ATGAGGATTGTTACGAAGTATTTGGAGGGGGCGCCGCTGGTGACTTCGTATATTCTCGACGTGGGTGGGGTGAGGGTGGTGGTCGACCCAGGCCCCGCCTCTCTACACGAGCCTCTGGACGTGGACGCTGTGGTTTGTACCCACATACACCTCGACCACTGCGGCTCGGCGGGCCACATAGGCAAGCCGACGTACGTCCACGAGCGGTATGTGAAGCATGTGGTTGACCCCTCCAAGCTGTACGAGTCGAGCAGATCCGTGCTGGGGGTGTTTGCGGAGAAGTTCGGCAGGCCTCTGCCTAATGGGCAGGCGGTGGGCGTGGCCGACGGGGCGAGGCTTTTCGACGCGTTTGACGCGTTTCACACGCCGGGGCACGCGCCTCACCACGTGATGTACTTCTACAGGGATGGGAAAATCCTCTTCACGGGGGACGGCGGGGGGGTGTACATCTCAGAGCTGGGCGTGGTTATACCCACCACGCCCCCGCCCTTTAGGCTGGATGCCTACCTCCAGTCGCTGAGCCGCGTCATGGGCCTCGGCGCAGAGGCGGTGTGCTTCCCGCACTACGGCTGTACGAGGGATGTGGAGGTTTTGAGGAGGCACGTGGAGCAGGTGAAGTCGTGGGTGGAGGCGCTGGAGGGGAGGCTGGACCTCTCAGTCGACGAGGCGTTGCGGATGTTGGCGAGGGTGGATGAAAACGTCGCGAAGGTGCTGGAGGTGGGGGGCCTCTACCTAGAGTTCTACCTGAGGTTCACGGTGCTGGGCTTCTTGGAGTATCTACGCGGCGTGGGAAAGCCGGGGTGA
- a CDS encoding CAP domain-containing protein, producing MDQFDDCFSRAFAELDSVLAKVHILEDWQLISRVASVIWTFIEEGREKGCDGASAARYYLAKALREAGVDLYKPYYAYLHGTREDVVEVLRDIFPNLVDVRGHAPASPRRTARSEQPSLHAAEEGPKGGFAPDCFAKAFMELGEVMAKAHLLDDWQLVSRITHVVYTFIEEGKENGCDGASAALTYITEALERAGIDRFKTYRAYLHGTREDVLRVVRQIFPYLAEIRRPYAVAEVERPSPPHRWRQLERVRAPASRPASLAASAKPPWKPRGRKAVGRAVAALAALIIAVAVLHSYSEIISLVLHKPANVETLYSSRGLSTELSRSSVPLTYTTSQISIVYTTTTTSLTHFTTHSSFTTWQITTSAITSREIEGLDDAAGFISAAVEAINNERAALGIPPATPTVLKAAEFKARYMAQNNHLSHYDKEGRHPIYYYTKLDGGLYAVEENGFACFGCSVSAKWGREMVREMVHNDALSLWGHRDSILNPCHNRVAVAVARNGTSVYAVVYMVGEWAQWVEGPLYRDGVFHVKGYVKLPPPEKLYDGRSLYPVVIHCDKPNPDYYWRHSYSTGEICAGVLPQNVGQYPNIQTIYADVYTVVKSGDSWLIDLKFRYKPPPGTIATVIIYAGSTGVKWSPMAPWGEGRLKYCRVLNYVIEG from the coding sequence GTGGATCAATTTGATGACTGTTTTTCAAGAGCTTTTGCAGAGCTAGACAGCGTATTGGCTAAGGTACACATTTTGGAAGATTGGCAGTTGATTAGTAGAGTGGCGTCGGTAATCTGGACTTTTATCGAGGAGGGGAGGGAAAAGGGGTGCGACGGAGCCTCTGCGGCTAGGTACTACCTGGCGAAGGCGTTGAGAGAGGCCGGGGTGGATCTGTATAAGCCGTACTATGCATACCTCCACGGCACGAGGGAAGACGTTGTCGAGGTGCTTCGCGACATATTTCCAAATCTTGTAGACGTTAGGGGACACGCGCCCGCGTCGCCGAGGAGGACTGCGCGTAGCGAGCAACCCAGTCTGCATGCCGCTGAGGAGGGGCCAAAAGGGGGCTTTGCCCCCGACTGTTTTGCCAAGGCTTTCATGGAGCTTGGGGAGGTCATGGCCAAGGCGCATCTACTAGACGACTGGCAGTTAGTCAGCAGGATTACACACGTCGTCTATACATTCATTGAAGAGGGGAAGGAAAACGGATGTGACGGAGCGTCAGCCGCCTTGACTTACATAACAGAGGCCCTGGAGAGGGCGGGCATAGACAGGTTCAAAACCTACCGCGCCTACCTCCACGGCACGAGGGAAGACGTGTTAAGGGTGGTGCGGCAGATCTTCCCCTACCTTGCTGAGATTAGGCGGCCCTACGCGGTGGCTGAAGTAGAGAGGCCTTCGCCTCCGCACCGATGGCGCCAGCTAGAGAGGGTGCGGGCACCAGCCTCCCGGCCCGCGTCCCTGGCCGCCAGCGCAAAGCCTCCGTGGAAACCAAGAGGTAGAAAAGCAGTTGGCAGAGCTGTAGCGGCGCTTGCCGCACTCATTATCGCTGTCGCCGTGTTGCACAGCTACTCGGAGATTATAAGCCTAGTACTGCACAAGCCTGCAAATGTAGAAACTTTATACTCTTCAAGAGGCTTGTCGACTGAGTTAAGCAGGTCCTCTGTTCCTCTAACATATACCACTAGCCAAATATCCATAGTGTATACAACCACTACTACATCATTGACGCATTTCACCACTCATTCCTCCTTCACTACATGGCAGATTACAACTTCAGCTATCACTTCACGAGAAATAGAGGGGCTTGACGACGCCGCCGGCTTCATCAGCGCGGCGGTGGAGGCTATTAACAATGAGCGCGCCGCTCTAGGCATACCGCCGGCGACGCCGACGGTGCTGAAGGCGGCGGAGTTCAAGGCCCGGTACATGGCGCAGAACAACCACCTCTCCCACTACGACAAGGAGGGGAGGCACCCAATTTACTACTACACAAAGCTAGACGGCGGACTCTACGCGGTGGAAGAAAACGGCTTCGCCTGTTTTGGCTGTTCTGTCTCTGCCAAGTGGGGGAGGGAGATGGTGAGGGAGATGGTTCATAACGACGCTTTATCTCTCTGGGGCCACAGAGACTCCATCCTCAATCCCTGCCACAACCGTGTAGCAGTGGCGGTTGCGAGGAACGGCACCAGCGTATATGCTGTGGTTTACATGGTGGGGGAGTGGGCCCAATGGGTGGAGGGACCTCTCTATAGAGATGGCGTGTTCCACGTCAAGGGATACGTCAAGCTTCCCCCACCTGAAAAACTATATGATGGCAGATCGCTCTACCCAGTCGTAATCCATTGCGACAAACCTAATCCGGATTACTACTGGAGGCATTCCTACAGCACGGGTGAGATCTGCGCCGGTGTACTCCCCCAGAATGTAGGGCAATACCCAAACATACAGACAATATACGCCGATGTATATACTGTCGTAAAATCTGGCGATAGTTGGCTCATTGATTTAAAGTTTAGGTATAAGCCACCTCCTGGCACCATAGCTACGGTTATCATCTACGCCGGCTCCACCGGCGTTAAGTGGAGTCCCATGGCACCTTGGGGAGAGGGCAGATTGAAATACTGCAGAGTGTTGAACTACGTTATAGAGGGATAG
- a CDS encoding protein-tyrosine phosphatase family protein — MAKIECPYWVTPRLAGSCMPRKEDIEKWGELGIRTVISLAEAWEIEYYGRWGLAELRRALAERGMEWIHWPTPDGYPPRRLDELVETIKREAARGAVVVHCVGGMGRTPTTLAAYLIATKCIKADDAIREVEKVNPAVALTDEQYYALLEIEAAYRDHCGGGQTPRT; from the coding sequence GTGGCGAAGATAGAGTGCCCCTACTGGGTCACCCCCAGGCTGGCTGGGTCATGCATGCCTAGAAAAGAGGACATAGAGAAGTGGGGGGAGCTGGGGATAAGGACGGTGATCTCGCTGGCCGAGGCCTGGGAAATCGAGTACTACGGCCGCTGGGGGCTGGCGGAGCTCCGCAGGGCCCTGGCCGAGAGGGGCATGGAGTGGATCCACTGGCCAACCCCCGACGGGTACCCACCCAGGAGACTCGACGAGCTGGTAGAGACAATCAAAAGGGAGGCCGCCAGAGGCGCAGTCGTGGTCCACTGCGTGGGGGGCATGGGGAGGACCCCCACAACACTGGCGGCCTACCTAATAGCCACGAAGTGTATAAAGGCAGACGACGCAATAAGAGAGGTAGAGAAGGTAAACCCAGCCGTCGCCCTCACCGACGAGCAGTACTACGCTCTGCTCGAAATCGAAGCCGCATATAGAGACCACTGCGGAGGAGGCCAAACTCCCCGCACGTAA
- a CDS encoding ABC transporter permease → MRYYLAALVLLLALWQAVAYVVNKPYLPPLADVVARALRDGPTLAKNLAATLARVGAAASIALASGIAAGLAASWLSERVSANLLKAAVLLTYPIPHVALLPILLHLFGIEASKVALMSLIAFYPVALSVMEWTQRFPRDLAALIYTMGGGRLAVVRYAVLPSALPGIITGLKIALNTAYSVSFIAESLALTDGLGALIYDSWHRLDFAEMYAAILTLSAAGVLTYAAMSALEKKLTEWL, encoded by the coding sequence GTGAGGTACTACCTAGCGGCCCTCGTATTACTCCTAGCCCTTTGGCAGGCGGTTGCGTACGTGGTGAACAAGCCATACCTCCCGCCCCTCGCCGACGTCGTAGCCCGGGCCCTCCGCGACGGCCCGACGCTGGCGAAGAACCTAGCCGCAACGCTGGCCAGGGTGGGCGCCGCGGCGTCGATAGCGCTGGCTAGCGGCATAGCGGCGGGGCTGGCGGCGAGCTGGCTCTCCGAGCGTGTAAGCGCAAATCTGCTTAAAGCCGCGGTGCTCTTGACCTACCCAATACCCCACGTCGCCCTCCTCCCCATCCTCCTACACCTATTCGGCATCGAGGCCAGTAAAGTGGCGCTGATGTCGCTAATAGCCTTCTACCCGGTGGCCCTCTCGGTGATGGAGTGGACACAGAGATTCCCCCGGGACCTCGCCGCGCTGATCTACACCATGGGCGGCGGGAGGCTGGCCGTCGTGAGGTACGCAGTCCTCCCCTCCGCCCTCCCCGGCATAATAACGGGGCTGAAAATAGCCCTAAACACCGCCTACTCAGTCTCCTTCATAGCAGAGAGCCTCGCGCTGACCGACGGACTCGGCGCCTTGATATACGACAGCTGGCACAGGCTGGACTTCGCAGAGATGTACGCCGCCATCCTCACCCTAAGCGCCGCCGGGGTCCTCACCTACGCCGCAATGTCGGCCCTAGAGAAAAAATTAACAGAGTGGCTCTAG
- a CDS encoding ATP-binding cassette domain-containing protein encodes MIALRAVYFRYRRGPAILDDFTAEFPKGITTILGSNGSGKTTLLKLVAGVLTPQRGYVEVMGRPPAELRGRIAYIPQTGGLYPWMKIRDNIAIPLKIRGLQPAEISQRVRDVAEALGISHLLDRYPREVSGGEQQKVLIARAVASGADVWLLDEPLSMIDIDYRRDVIEALRKLGKTMLVITHNVQDAVDLGGYIYIVRGPPLTVVSSLAPGQYSRDAAELANAVRQAYKP; translated from the coding sequence GTGATCGCCCTGCGCGCGGTGTACTTCAGGTATAGAAGAGGCCCAGCTATTTTAGACGACTTCACCGCCGAGTTCCCCAAGGGCATCACGACCATACTCGGCTCTAACGGAAGCGGCAAGACGACGCTCCTAAAGCTGGTAGCCGGCGTGTTAACCCCCCAGAGAGGCTATGTAGAGGTGATGGGGAGGCCCCCCGCCGAGCTCAGAGGGAGGATAGCCTACATACCCCAGACCGGCGGCCTCTACCCGTGGATGAAGATACGGGACAACATCGCCATACCCTTAAAGATTAGGGGTCTCCAGCCCGCCGAAATAAGCCAGAGAGTTAGAGACGTCGCCGAGGCGCTGGGGATAAGCCACCTACTAGACAGATACCCCAGGGAGGTCTCCGGGGGAGAGCAACAGAAAGTCCTAATAGCAAGGGCGGTGGCCTCAGGCGCAGACGTGTGGTTGCTGGACGAGCCGCTCTCCATGATCGACATAGACTACAGACGCGACGTCATAGAGGCCCTGCGGAAACTCGGCAAGACGATGCTGGTGATCACCCACAATGTACAAGACGCAGTAGACCTCGGGGGCTATATATACATTGTGCGGGGCCCCCCGCTAACTGTGGTGTCAAGCCTGGCGCCCGGCCAGTACAGCAGAGACGCGGCAGAGCTGGCAAACGCCGTCAGGCAGGCGTACAAGCCGTGA
- a CDS encoding ABC transporter substrate-binding protein, whose product MRRILIALAVLVAVLAISMFFMLKPQQAGEVPTVKIRVGLLPIVDALPFVVAEREGLFQKEGVAVEITYFGSARDRDAAIASGQIDVAIHDPVGALMLIGNGVPIKIVGFVCCLSENESNVGFYYVKAPGAAQVRNVAISKNTIIEYVASKLVKGDVEFVDVPSIANRYQLLIEGKVDAAVMPDPWGTLALLNNATLLAKHRDLVVLVAGSSITSTPEGRRALEKLITALNKAVDIYNTDPAKYRDILAERLNLPAPLRQRYQIVWRAHIAQLPRDVFNDASSWLLQKGLVKQQLRYEDCVS is encoded by the coding sequence GTGAGGCGGATTCTCATAGCGTTGGCTGTGTTGGTAGCAGTCCTCGCAATCTCCATGTTTTTCATGCTAAAGCCGCAACAGGCCGGGGAGGTCCCCACGGTAAAGATACGAGTCGGGCTCCTGCCCATAGTCGACGCCCTCCCCTTTGTGGTTGCCGAGAGGGAGGGGCTCTTCCAAAAGGAGGGCGTCGCTGTGGAGATTACATACTTCGGCTCAGCCAGGGACCGCGACGCCGCAATCGCCAGCGGGCAGATAGACGTGGCTATACACGACCCCGTGGGCGCCCTCATGTTGATCGGCAACGGCGTGCCCATCAAGATAGTGGGCTTTGTCTGTTGCCTCTCCGAGAACGAGTCAAACGTGGGGTTTTACTACGTAAAGGCCCCCGGCGCCGCGCAGGTTAGGAATGTGGCAATTTCGAAAAATACCATTATTGAATACGTCGCCTCCAAGCTCGTGAAGGGCGACGTGGAGTTCGTCGACGTGCCCAGCATAGCCAATAGATACCAGCTCTTGATAGAGGGGAAGGTGGACGCCGCCGTGATGCCCGACCCCTGGGGCACCCTCGCCTTGCTAAACAACGCCACGTTGCTCGCCAAGCACAGAGATCTCGTGGTGCTGGTGGCAGGTAGCTCCATAACAAGCACCCCCGAGGGGAGGCGGGCTCTGGAGAAATTAATAACAGCCCTCAACAAGGCAGTAGATATCTACAACACAGACCCGGCAAAGTACAGAGATATACTCGCCGAGAGGCTCAACCTGCCAGCGCCCCTTAGGCAGAGGTACCAGATAGTATGGAGAGCGCACATCGCCCAGCTCCCCCGGGATGTATTCAACGACGCCTCCAGCTGGTTGCTCCAGAAAGGCCTCGTAAAACAGCAACTGAGATACGAAGACTGCGTCTCGTGA
- a CDS encoding cytochrome c biogenesis protein, giving the protein MTRLAPLLLLAPLVLALQIGQLQFTDVNSAQDLASALRDGPLLIFIHQPDCPGCQYLKTQVFTQPQVASALSGVNLISIDLAKYLIRGLEVVADGQVYIYSEGSLRVAKASGRQNVPVIGTPTVVMGYVKNGEIHVTLIMVGAAPPDVFLQLVKTAYANVQTQQTPQPANTPPPTPEKGAAQMTQPTPSAEASPLTPGAYLQLLVSFAAGAASVFSPCVLPVLTIAATTYLARRSLALVLAGMTLSFAAIATVVTAAATWAGSVVNTVLYAVGGAALIAMGAVLVVERLNNAFMVWASRFQTSAYKASKLQLGKLSDVALGLSLGAVWTPCIAPLFGAVVVANLVASAVTGNYIALFASTLAYAAGLAAVVYALINVARRGALKASRSMKWSMWGRRVEYIVGILSIAFGILLIGEALGLGTFSALFKL; this is encoded by the coding sequence ATGACGCGTCTCGCGCCGCTACTACTCCTCGCGCCTCTGGTCCTCGCCTTGCAGATTGGACAGCTACAGTTCACCGATGTCAATTCCGCGCAGGACCTCGCCTCGGCGTTGAGAGACGGGCCGTTGCTCATCTTTATACACCAGCCCGACTGCCCCGGTTGCCAGTACCTAAAAACACAGGTCTTCACCCAGCCGCAGGTGGCGTCTGCCCTAAGCGGCGTCAACCTAATTTCGATAGACCTCGCCAAGTACCTCATACGGGGGCTTGAGGTGGTGGCTGACGGCCAGGTGTATATCTACAGCGAGGGATCTCTACGCGTCGCCAAGGCGAGCGGGAGGCAGAACGTGCCGGTGATAGGCACCCCCACCGTGGTAATGGGCTACGTAAAAAACGGCGAGATACACGTCACCCTCATAATGGTAGGCGCCGCCCCTCCCGACGTATTCCTACAGCTCGTAAAGACGGCCTACGCCAACGTCCAGACTCAGCAGACGCCGCAACCCGCCAATACGCCTCCGCCTACCCCAGAGAAAGGCGCCGCACAAATGACGCAGCCCACTCCCAGCGCGGAGGCATCCCCGCTTACGCCTGGCGCCTACCTCCAGCTACTCGTCTCCTTCGCCGCGGGTGCCGCGAGCGTGTTCTCGCCGTGTGTACTGCCGGTTCTCACTATCGCCGCCACCACCTACCTAGCCCGCCGTAGCCTCGCCTTGGTGCTGGCTGGCATGACGCTGTCATTCGCCGCGATAGCCACCGTAGTAACCGCGGCGGCCACCTGGGCTGGGTCAGTTGTAAACACCGTCCTGTACGCCGTGGGAGGGGCCGCCCTAATCGCAATGGGCGCCGTCCTCGTGGTGGAGAGGCTGAACAATGCCTTCATGGTGTGGGCCTCGAGATTCCAGACCTCTGCCTACAAAGCCTCGAAGCTCCAGCTGGGCAAGCTAAGCGACGTGGCCCTTGGCCTCTCCCTAGGCGCCGTGTGGACCCCCTGCATAGCGCCTCTATTCGGGGCGGTGGTCGTGGCCAACCTCGTGGCGTCGGCGGTGACGGGGAACTACATAGCCCTCTTCGCCTCCACGCTCGCCTACGCCGCGGGGCTCGCCGCCGTGGTATACGCCCTAATCAACGTGGCGAGGAGAGGAGCCCTCAAGGCCTCTAGAAGCATGAAGTGGAGCATGTGGGGCAGGCGGGTGGAGTATATAGTGGGCATCCTATCCATAGCCTTCGGCATACTGCTCATCGGCGAAGCCCTGGGCCTAGGCACCTTCTCAGCCCTCTTCAAGCTGTAG
- a CDS encoding MBL fold metallo-hydrolase, with the protein MEVVRVVVGPLATNSYVVCQGDECVVVDPGDEGERLLRALGGRSLVAVVATHLHFDHVGAVAHLVEATGAPFYAHPADWRIYKALNEVAPSWGFEVPELPTPRDPGERLWLFDVLHTPGHTPGSISLVAGDAVFTGDTLFRGSVGRTDLPHGDWRELTRSVCRLYQLPGHLVVYPGHGPPTTIGSEAAGNPFINADVCGNERQSNRY; encoded by the coding sequence ATGGAGGTGGTCAGAGTCGTCGTGGGCCCGCTGGCCACGAATTCGTACGTGGTGTGCCAGGGCGACGAGTGTGTGGTGGTGGACCCCGGCGACGAGGGCGAGAGATTGCTTAGGGCTCTGGGCGGGAGATCTCTGGTGGCCGTCGTGGCGACGCACCTCCACTTCGACCACGTGGGGGCGGTGGCGCACCTCGTGGAGGCCACAGGGGCGCCTTTCTACGCCCACCCAGCCGACTGGCGTATCTACAAGGCGCTGAACGAGGTGGCGCCTAGCTGGGGCTTTGAGGTGCCTGAGTTGCCTACCCCTAGAGATCCCGGCGAGAGGCTGTGGCTCTTCGACGTGTTGCACACCCCTGGGCACACCCCCGGCTCCATATCCCTCGTCGCCGGCGACGCGGTCTTCACGGGGGACACGCTGTTCCGCGGGTCGGTGGGGAGGACGGACCTCCCCCACGGCGACTGGAGGGAGCTGACGCGCTCAGTCTGCCGCCTATACCAGCTCCCCGGCCACCTAGTCGTTTACCCCGGCCACGGGCCCCCTACCACAATCGGCTCCGAGGCCGCCGGCAACCCCTTTATCAACGCCGACGTTTGTGGCAACGAGCGACAAAGCAACAGATATTAA
- a CDS encoding NAD(P)/FAD-dependent oxidoreductase, protein MKVVVLGGGIAGVFVAYFLRERGFDVIGIGGELTYPLTSLVLTTSMPHVEDVELAWESLEIYRRFTHLSEVTSVDILPRWVDLSPLSRVPHDVVDRVEGLRLDPDEIAVVTTDYLVPVRRVVNALRKMLGFSEDYGLLKVEGGRAYVVANGRKIEGDVVVLAAGYRNSLIAREVGLEVPLAPYECYAVLSIVSWRARRYSIGDYVLGWYGRPAAPPFYIAGDGCGRYGEGPPPNYADRMGNLMSKRLGVAVPLYVKTGYCEVGPHGGPLYGKYPGLENLYVIGGFNGYGSMVGPALARRLADLVAGGGADDVFRLEKMPLQRRINPCEVAERHDWGGVLLRNS, encoded by the coding sequence GTGAAGGTGGTGGTGCTCGGGGGAGGTATAGCGGGGGTCTTCGTAGCTTACTTCCTCAGAGAGCGCGGTTTCGACGTCATCGGGATCGGCGGCGAGTTGACGTACCCCCTAACCTCGCTCGTCCTCACCACCTCCATGCCGCATGTAGAAGATGTGGAGCTAGCCTGGGAAAGCTTGGAGATTTACAGGCGATTTACACATCTCAGTGAGGTGACGTCTGTCGACATACTCCCCAGGTGGGTTGACCTGTCGCCGCTCAGCCGCGTGCCGCACGACGTGGTGGATAGAGTGGAGGGGCTGCGGCTAGATCCCGACGAAATTGCCGTCGTCACCACCGACTACCTAGTGCCGGTGAGGCGCGTGGTCAACGCGTTGCGGAAGATGCTGGGCTTCTCAGAGGACTACGGGCTACTTAAAGTGGAGGGGGGCAGGGCGTACGTGGTGGCGAACGGCAGAAAGATTGAGGGGGATGTGGTGGTGCTCGCCGCCGGGTATAGAAACAGCCTAATAGCGAGGGAGGTCGGCTTGGAGGTCCCCCTGGCGCCCTACGAGTGCTACGCCGTGCTTTCCATCGTCAGCTGGAGGGCGAGGCGCTACAGCATCGGCGACTACGTGCTCGGCTGGTACGGGAGGCCCGCCGCGCCGCCGTTTTACATTGCGGGGGATGGCTGCGGGAGGTACGGCGAGGGGCCGCCGCCGAACTACGCCGATAGGATGGGAAACTTAATGTCGAAGAGGCTCGGCGTGGCTGTGCCTCTCTACGTGAAGACGGGGTACTGCGAGGTGGGGCCCCACGGCGGGCCGCTGTACGGCAAGTACCCAGGTCTGGAGAATCTATACGTTATAGGGGGGTTCAACGGCTACGGAAGCATGGTCGGCCCCGCCCTCGCGCGGCGCCTGGCGGATCTCGTGGCGGGAGGCGGCGCAGACGACGTTTTTAGACTTGAAAAAATGCCCCTCCAGAGGCGGATCAACCCATGTGAGGTGGCCGAGAGGCACGACTGGGGCGGCGTGCTACTACGCAACAGTTAA
- a CDS encoding ribbon-helix-helix domain-containing protein: MDKSREKMILISFHIPQPYLEALDELVKAGAYPSRSEAIRAALRELLARYKLDGV; encoded by the coding sequence GTGGACAAGTCGAGGGAGAAGATGATCCTCATATCTTTCCACATACCCCAGCCGTATCTAGAGGCGCTGGACGAGCTTGTGAAAGCCGGGGCCTACCCCAGCCGTAGCGAGGCCATCAGAGCGGCGCTTAGGGAACTACTGGCCAGGTATAAGCTGGACGGGGTCTAG